From a region of the Vagococcus coleopterorum genome:
- a CDS encoding hemolysin family protein yields MLIGRIGIIILMIALTAFFVAAEFGLVKIRKSRLESLEQGGNKNATLGLYIIDHLDEYLSACQLGITLTSLAIGWIGESTMEELLHPILSYLPVPDSVLKVISLVLAFLLITFVHVVIGELIPKSLSITKTEKVVLSVVKPLHYFYKFTYPFIWLLNSSANAIGKIFGFTLAGEGEETHSEEELRLIANQSFINGEINEDEYEFLNNVFEFDELIAKEIMVTRVDMETINEGTSVEDALKFAIEKGHSRFPVIRKTKDDVIGYVTMQDLVKVYLDEPAAIIDGIMQEPIIVIDSMPVKMLLAEMQKEHKHFAILSDEYGGTSGLVTIEDIIEEIVGDIQDEQDQEEDNIVEVKPKVFMVNGKTPLTEVEDWFEIEFPDDLDSNSLSGYITDTYQRDVKVNFVCQYEGLKFTVLKMDKVNISKLRITDLRSTKKED; encoded by the coding sequence ATGTTAATTGGTCGAATAGGAATCATTATTTTAATGATTGCTTTAACTGCCTTTTTCGTTGCGGCGGAATTTGGATTAGTTAAAATTAGAAAGAGCCGTCTTGAATCACTAGAACAAGGTGGTAATAAAAATGCAACTTTAGGATTATATATTATTGATCACTTAGATGAATATTTAAGTGCTTGTCAGTTAGGTATTACCTTGACATCACTTGCCATCGGTTGGATTGGTGAAAGTACTATGGAGGAGTTATTACATCCGATTCTTTCATACTTACCAGTTCCTGATAGTGTTTTAAAAGTAATTTCATTAGTCTTAGCCTTCTTATTGATTACATTTGTTCATGTGGTGATTGGGGAGTTAATTCCGAAATCATTAAGTATTACCAAAACTGAAAAAGTAGTTCTAAGTGTGGTTAAACCATTACATTATTTCTATAAATTTACTTATCCATTCATTTGGTTACTTAATTCATCAGCTAATGCTATTGGTAAAATCTTCGGATTTACATTAGCAGGAGAAGGTGAGGAAACGCATTCTGAAGAAGAGTTACGTCTGATTGCTAACCAAAGTTTCATCAACGGTGAAATTAACGAAGATGAATACGAATTTTTAAATAATGTCTTTGAGTTTGATGAATTAATCGCTAAAGAAATTATGGTCACACGTGTCGATATGGAAACAATTAACGAAGGAACCTCAGTTGAGGATGCTTTGAAGTTTGCGATTGAAAAAGGGCACAGTCGTTTCCCGGTTATTCGTAAAACTAAAGATGATGTCATCGGCTATGTTACTATGCAAGATTTAGTAAAGGTTTATTTAGATGAACCTGCAGCTATAATTGACGGCATTATGCAAGAGCCAATTATCGTTATTGATTCAATGCCAGTTAAGATGTTATTAGCTGAAATGCAAAAAGAACACAAACACTTTGCAATCTTATCTGATGAATACGGTGGTACAAGTGGTTTAGTTACAATTGAAGACATCATTGAAGAGATTGTTGGTGATATTCAAGACGAACAAGACCAGGAAGAAGATAATATCGTAGAAGTAAAACCTAAAGTCTTCATGGTTAATGGTAAAACACCGTTAACTGAGGTTGAAGATTGGTTTGAAATTGAATTTCCTGACGATCTTGATAGCAACAGTTTAAGTGGTTATATCACAGATACATATCAACGTGATGTTAAAGTTAATTTTGTGTGCCAATATGAAGGTTTGAAATTTACTGTGTTGAAAATGGATAAAGTTAATATTAGTAAATTACGGATTACAGATTTACGATCAACAAAAAAAGAAGACTAA
- a CDS encoding NADPH-dependent FMN reductase, which yields MKIALLSGSTVGSKTRIALETTALKIQEQFPDYEVNFLDLKELDIEFSDGRNYLDYTGDTGLLVSTLMTADVIFIGSPTFQASIPGSLKNVFDLLPPKAFERKIISLIMTAGSPKHYLVAESQLKPILTYMKAITVPSYVFIEELDFSNQIIVSDDVLMRLDKLVEDTFILAESYQLIWKKQEEQYGF from the coding sequence ATGAAAATTGCACTATTATCAGGTTCTACAGTTGGTTCTAAGACACGTATTGCGTTGGAAACTACAGCATTAAAAATTCAAGAGCAATTCCCCGATTATGAGGTTAATTTTTTAGATTTAAAAGAGTTAGACATCGAATTTAGTGATGGACGAAACTATTTAGACTATACCGGAGATACTGGGTTGCTGGTTTCAACTTTGATGACAGCAGATGTTATATTTATCGGTTCCCCTACTTTCCAAGCCTCGATACCTGGAAGTTTAAAAAATGTTTTTGACTTGTTGCCACCTAAAGCTTTTGAAAGAAAAATCATTAGCCTTATCATGACGGCCGGATCACCAAAGCATTATTTAGTTGCCGAATCACAATTGAAACCAATTTTAACTTATATGAAAGCTATTACTGTACCTAGTTATGTTTTTATTGAAGAATTAGATTTTAGTAATCAAATAATTGTCAGTGACGACGTTTTAATGCGCCTTGATAAATTAGTTGAAGATACATTTATTTTGGCCGAATCTTACCAACTAATTTGGAAAAAACAAGAAGAACAATATGGATTTTAA
- a CDS encoding histidine phosphatase family protein codes for MKTLYLMRHGQTLFNQLHKIQGWCDAPLTPLGIEQARVASSYFKEHQITLKSAYASTSERASDTLELVTDLPYKRLKGLKEWNFGRFEGEPEFLNPKLPYGDFFAAFDGEKENDFKKRINNTLLKIMTEDPNDSILVVSHGAACAQFMRNWQHLSQIETPKGIKNCCIMKFEYVDEQFKLFEVINHDFSQLENTHI; via the coding sequence ATGAAAACACTGTATTTAATGAGACATGGTCAAACACTATTTAATCAACTTCATAAAATTCAAGGTTGGTGTGATGCCCCTTTGACCCCGCTAGGAATTGAACAGGCTAGGGTGGCCAGCAGTTACTTTAAAGAGCATCAGATTACTTTAAAAAGTGCCTATGCCTCAACATCTGAACGTGCATCTGATACTTTAGAGCTAGTGACTGATTTACCATATAAGCGCTTGAAAGGCTTAAAAGAATGGAATTTCGGTCGGTTTGAAGGCGAGCCAGAATTTTTAAATCCTAAACTGCCATATGGTGATTTTTTCGCAGCTTTTGACGGTGAAAAAGAAAATGATTTTAAAAAACGCATCAATAACACACTTTTGAAAATAATGACAGAAGATCCAAACGATAGTATTTTAGTTGTTTCACACGGCGCTGCGTGTGCACAATTCATGCGTAACTGGCAACACCTAAGTCAGATAGAAACTCCAAAAGGAATCAAAAACTGTTGCATTATGAAATTTGAGTATGTTGATGAGCAATTCAAGTTATTTGAAGTAATCAACCATGACTTTAGCCAGTTAGAGAATACTCACATTTAG
- a CDS encoding GNAT family N-acetyltransferase yields MFKSYADVSPEERITVWNNGFSDYLRPINMTSEQLDHRLSSLKMSEDDSKIYYIDNQPAGIYLYADGTFNGKKISWLGGMAVDPTFRGQQVSLRMLEEFERVSKENNVETMYLEAIDGNDRAINIYLKFGFKALNKVLFLDSDVTYIAKNTVTVKEITDLSEINVVEAVDLAWQNKSIHGYDCLACYNESDLIGYVVGAKTGENFVINQIEINKPEVHTSAVLGALQDKYQPVKWVGSNLLADNETVQSLLDNGFTETLSQHQYIKEV; encoded by the coding sequence ATGTTTAAGTCTTATGCAGATGTTTCACCTGAAGAAAGAATCACCGTTTGGAATAATGGATTTTCTGATTACCTAAGACCAATCAATATGACGTCGGAACAATTAGATCACCGCTTATCAAGTCTAAAAATGTCAGAAGACGATTCAAAAATTTATTATATTGATAATCAACCAGCAGGTATTTATTTATATGCCGATGGTACCTTCAATGGAAAGAAAATTTCTTGGTTAGGTGGTATGGCAGTCGATCCAACATTCCGTGGTCAACAAGTTTCTCTGCGGATGTTAGAAGAATTTGAGCGTGTATCTAAAGAAAATAATGTCGAAACAATGTATTTAGAAGCGATTGACGGTAATGATCGTGCTATTAATATTTACTTGAAATTTGGCTTTAAAGCACTTAATAAGGTCTTGTTTTTAGACAGTGATGTGACGTACATTGCTAAAAATACTGTGACTGTTAAAGAGATCACTGACTTATCAGAAATCAATGTAGTTGAAGCTGTTGATTTAGCATGGCAAAACAAATCAATTCACGGATATGATTGTTTAGCTTGTTATAATGAGTCAGATTTAATTGGCTATGTCGTTGGAGCAAAAACCGGTGAAAACTTCGTTATCAATCAAATTGAAATAAACAAACCGGAAGTTCATACAAGTGCTGTGCTTGGCGCTTTACAAGACAAATACCAACCTGTAAAATGGGTAGGTAGTAACTTGTTAGCAGATAATGAAACGGTTCAATCATTATTAGATAACGGGTTTACTGAAACGTTGTCACAGCATCAATACATTAAAGAAGTTTAG
- a CDS encoding acetate/propionate family kinase, with the protein MKTLIINSGSSSLKFKVLSETMETEFSGLFDKIGAAQGIYTAKKNEEKFKEEFEITNHDLAIEFLVKQMKEQEIISDINEIKAVGHRVAHGGEQFTKTTEITLDNLIDLEAVSGLAPLHNPVSVKTIRLFLENYQGMRQFAIFDTAFHQTLPAYNYLYPLPTSYYKEDQIRKYGFHGTSHQFVSLEANKLYPEDTKVISCHIGNGASICAIKDGKSLNTSMGFTPLAGLMMGTRTGDIDPSIIPFIMEKHDMQPNDIVELINKKSGLLGVSGLSNDLREIESEANNGNEQCQLAIDMYVNRIQGEISKYITELEGLDTLIFTAGVGENSRSIRKAVLSKFAYLGLELDEQRNLDNEIEIHSKDSKIKVLVIPTDEELMMGLEVKKNS; encoded by the coding sequence ATGAAAACATTAATTATCAATTCAGGAAGTTCATCACTTAAATTTAAAGTTTTATCAGAAACTATGGAAACAGAATTTAGCGGCTTATTCGATAAGATTGGAGCAGCGCAAGGCATTTATACTGCGAAAAAAAATGAAGAAAAATTCAAGGAAGAATTTGAAATTACCAATCATGATTTAGCAATTGAATTTTTAGTAAAACAAATGAAAGAACAAGAAATCATTTCAGATATCAATGAAATTAAAGCTGTCGGTCATCGTGTTGCTCATGGTGGGGAACAGTTTACAAAAACAACAGAAATCACGTTAGATAATTTAATTGATTTAGAAGCTGTTAGTGGATTAGCACCATTACATAATCCGGTCAGCGTTAAAACAATCCGTTTATTCCTAGAAAATTATCAAGGGATGCGTCAATTTGCTATTTTCGATACAGCGTTTCACCAAACGCTACCAGCCTATAACTATTTATATCCATTACCAACTTCATATTATAAAGAAGATCAAATTAGAAAATATGGTTTCCACGGAACCAGTCATCAATTCGTTTCTTTAGAGGCGAACAAATTATACCCTGAAGACACAAAAGTCATCAGTTGCCACATTGGTAACGGCGCGAGTATTTGTGCGATTAAAGATGGGAAATCATTAAATACCTCAATGGGCTTTACACCATTAGCAGGATTGATGATGGGGACTAGAACTGGAGATATTGATCCATCAATCATTCCGTTTATTATGGAAAAACACGATATGCAACCAAATGATATTGTAGAATTAATCAATAAGAAATCTGGCTTATTAGGCGTTTCTGGTTTATCAAATGACTTGCGTGAGATCGAATCAGAAGCCAACAACGGTAATGAACAATGTCAGCTTGCAATTGATATGTACGTTAACCGTATTCAAGGTGAGATTTCAAAATATATCACTGAATTAGAAGGGTTAGATACGTTAATCTTTACAGCCGGTGTTGGTGAAAACTCACGTTCAATTCGTAAAGCAGTTCTAAGCAAATTCGCTTATTTAGGGCTAGAATTAGATGAACAACGCAACCTAGATAATGAAATTGAAATTCACAGCAAAGATAGTAAAATTAAAGTTCTTGTTATCCCAACAGATGAAGAATTAATGATGGGATTAGAAGTCAAAAAGAATAGTTAA
- a CDS encoding MerR family transcriptional regulator has protein sequence MLKTIDVSNLLGVSVSTIRYYEKIGIIPPIARDDRGYRIYDTITLNRIYLMKCLRDAGLSIQSMQEFSELSQGA, from the coding sequence ATGCTAAAAACAATTGATGTCTCAAATTTATTAGGTGTTTCGGTATCCACTATTAGGTATTACGAAAAAATAGGAATTATACCACCGATTGCGCGGGATGATAGGGGTTATCGAATTTATGACACAATCACCTTAAACCGAATTTATTTAATGAAATGTTTACGTGACGCAGGCTTATCTATTCAGTCAATGCAAGAATTTTCAGAGTTAAGCCAAGGGGCTTAA
- a CDS encoding manganese-dependent inorganic pyrophosphatase, whose protein sequence is MSKVLVFGHQNPDTDAITSAISFAYLQTKLGVEAEAVALGEVSEETAYALNQFNTPAPRVIENAGSETKQVMLVDHNEAQQSVSDIKDLEVLAVVDHHRIANFETANPLFYRAEPVGCTNTIILKMYKEKNIEIPQNIAGLMLSAIISDSLLFKSPTCTDEDVAAAKELAEIAQVDLETYGLEMLKAGTNLSDKSANDLLTMDAKSFPMGTKNVRIGQVNTVDVAEVLGRQTELETAMTAVNASEGFDLFVLVITDILESNSAILVVGDDKSPVEKAFNVSLVNNTAELAGVVSRKKQVVPQLTEAFK, encoded by the coding sequence ATGTCAAAAGTTTTAGTTTTCGGTCATCAAAATCCAGATACAGATGCCATTACATCAGCAATCTCGTTCGCTTATTTACAAACTAAATTAGGAGTTGAAGCAGAAGCTGTTGCTTTAGGTGAAGTAAGTGAAGAGACAGCCTACGCTTTAAATCAATTTAACACGCCAGCGCCACGCGTTATTGAAAATGCTGGTTCAGAAACCAAACAAGTAATGCTTGTCGATCACAACGAAGCGCAACAAAGCGTATCAGACATTAAAGATTTAGAAGTATTAGCAGTTGTCGATCACCATAGAATTGCTAATTTCGAAACGGCAAACCCATTATTCTATCGTGCCGAACCAGTTGGTTGCACAAATACAATCATCTTGAAAATGTACAAAGAAAAAAACATTGAAATTCCACAAAACATTGCTGGATTAATGTTATCAGCAATTATCTCTGACTCATTATTATTCAAATCACCAACTTGTACTGATGAAGATGTAGCAGCTGCTAAAGAACTTGCAGAAATTGCTCAAGTTGATCTTGAAACTTACGGATTAGAAATGTTAAAAGCTGGAACAAACCTATCTGACAAATCTGCTAACGATTTATTAACAATGGATGCCAAAAGTTTCCCAATGGGGACAAAAAATGTTCGAATTGGCCAAGTAAATACAGTGGATGTTGCAGAAGTATTAGGTCGTCAAACTGAACTTGAAACAGCGATGACTGCTGTGAACGCATCAGAAGGATTCGATTTATTCGTACTAGTTATTACTGATATCTTAGAAAGTAACTCAGCTATATTAGTAGTTGGTGATGATAAATCACCTGTTGAAAAAGCGTTCAACGTCTCATTAGTCAATAACACAGCCGAATTAGCTGGTGTTGTGTCACGTAAGAAACAAGTCGTGCCACAGTTAACCGAAGCTTTTAAATAA
- a CDS encoding LysR family transcriptional regulator, translating to MKDNPNKMISARAYAYFLQLADTLNYTKTAQLLGISQPALTQQIKKLETSLDAPLFQTIGKQLCLTEAGVIMRESIETIYDVLTEASEKIHDENLSTRGKITIGISASVEDRVFTNFITDYFKQYPDVEVTLFMVGRKEVWDYLEKNKIDIAILYLPTDVLNKWKGYESVNIIHDELLFIHHNPELTKKKSISYHEAQRFPWVTYPKNYFVSHVIQTAFEREEVTRPTSVAQFTKPQQMFRFSNETSVNTALPRSFFKAHQEEGELRALPFNPPIAMDLSFVYRKEKLNVPRVSHFLKVFQEYVEEESYLDRLKENN from the coding sequence GTGAAAGACAATCCTAATAAAATGATTTCTGCCAGAGCATACGCTTATTTTTTACAATTAGCAGACACATTAAATTACACTAAAACAGCACAATTGTTAGGTATTTCTCAACCAGCATTGACTCAACAAATCAAAAAACTCGAAACTAGTCTTGATGCACCGTTATTTCAAACAATCGGCAAACAATTATGTTTGACTGAAGCAGGTGTTATCATGCGTGAATCAATCGAAACAATATATGATGTATTAACAGAAGCTAGCGAAAAAATCCATGATGAAAACTTAAGTACGAGAGGGAAGATTACGATTGGTATTTCTGCGTCAGTAGAGGACCGGGTCTTCACTAATTTTATTACGGATTACTTCAAACAATATCCTGATGTTGAAGTAACGTTGTTCATGGTTGGCCGTAAAGAAGTTTGGGATTATTTAGAAAAAAATAAAATCGACATTGCAATTTTGTATTTACCAACAGATGTCCTAAACAAGTGGAAGGGTTACGAGTCAGTGAACATTATTCATGATGAGTTGCTATTTATCCACCACAACCCAGAGCTAACTAAAAAGAAATCAATTAGTTACCATGAAGCCCAACGTTTCCCTTGGGTTACTTATCCTAAAAACTACTTTGTTTCACATGTGATTCAAACAGCATTTGAAAGGGAAGAAGTGACTCGTCCCACAAGCGTGGCACAATTTACTAAACCACAACAAATGTTTAGATTTAGTAATGAAACAAGTGTTAATACTGCTTTACCACGTTCTTTCTTTAAAGCACACCAAGAAGAAGGTGAATTACGAGCATTACCATTTAATCCACCAATCGCTATGGACTTATCATTTGTCTATCGCAAAGAAAAATTAAATGTTCCTCGTGTTAGTCACTTCTTGAAAGTATTCCAAGAGTATGTGGAAGAGGAAAGTTACTTAGATCGTTTAAAAGAAAATAATTAA
- a CDS encoding LLM class flavin-dependent oxidoreductase yields the protein MNKMNQSINTLPFFDKSKGMEIGIYSLGDHLRNPHTNKLISAGERINQIKEMAIMADDLGLDVFMLGESHQDGFVSQAHTVILSAIAEATTNIKLSSGASIISTSDPVRVFEDFATMDLLSGGRMEIVGGRASRIGLFELLGYDVKDYEALFEEKFELLLEINRNSHVTWNGQYRAPLNKAHVIPRPLTKSLPIWRAVGGGLSSAAAAGRAGVPMNLAMLGGPAGSFKRTIDVYRESASLAGHDPKTLPITTSGFFYTAPTIDIAMREFYPHVNEGMFQANGQGFSKQAFMHAKDPSSVMNIGSPNEIIEKLISQHELFGSQRYMAQLDFGGIPFEKIKQNIEILATEIMPKVKKYTAEKE from the coding sequence ATGAATAAAATGAATCAATCAATTAATACCCTACCTTTTTTTGATAAGTCAAAAGGGATGGAAATCGGAATTTATAGTTTAGGTGATCACTTACGAAACCCACACACTAACAAATTAATTTCAGCTGGAGAACGGATTAACCAAATCAAGGAGATGGCAATAATGGCCGACGATCTTGGATTGGATGTTTTCATGTTAGGAGAAAGTCATCAAGATGGCTTTGTTTCTCAAGCGCACACTGTAATTTTATCTGCAATTGCTGAAGCAACAACTAATATCAAATTATCAAGTGGCGCAAGTATTATTAGTACCTCTGATCCAGTTCGTGTTTTTGAAGATTTCGCTACAATGGATTTATTATCAGGCGGTCGTATGGAAATTGTTGGCGGTCGTGCTTCCAGAATTGGCTTATTTGAACTATTAGGATATGACGTTAAGGACTATGAAGCTCTTTTTGAAGAAAAATTTGAACTATTACTTGAAATCAATCGTAACTCTCACGTTACATGGAATGGACAGTATAGAGCACCTTTAAATAAAGCTCATGTCATTCCTCGTCCACTGACTAAATCTTTACCAATTTGGAGAGCAGTTGGTGGTGGATTGTCCAGTGCTGCTGCAGCTGGTCGAGCTGGTGTACCAATGAACTTAGCTATGTTAGGCGGACCTGCCGGCAGTTTTAAGCGTACAATAGACGTTTATAGAGAATCTGCTTCGTTAGCTGGTCACGATCCAAAAACACTTCCTATTACAACTTCAGGTTTCTTTTATACTGCTCCAACAATTGATATTGCGATGCGAGAATTTTATCCGCACGTCAACGAAGGAATGTTTCAAGCTAATGGGCAAGGCTTTTCGAAACAAGCCTTTATGCATGCAAAGGATCCCTCAAGTGTTATGAATATCGGCAGTCCTAATGAAATTATTGAAAAATTGATTTCACAACATGAATTATTTGGTAGTCAACGTTATATGGCGCAACTTGATTTTGGAGGTATTCCATTTGAAAAAATCAAACAAAATATAGAAATATTAGCAACAGAAATTATGCCCAAAGTAAAAAAATATACCGCAGAAAAGGAGTAG
- a CDS encoding chloramphenicol acetyltransferase — MKVIDQELWARKEHFKVLSGRDVPFYCITADVDVTNLKEYCKNQNISFYYALVYLATDALNNTENFRYKIQGDNVILYDELIPSFTDLEPGSDLYKGVTLKKVGDIKEFCHAASVESNQQTEYFPNIPFPLDQLIHFSMVPWINFTGFKNQFYIDKDDSIPKVTFGKYINKEGRLQMPLNIEVNHRLVDGIHLGKFFNDLQMRIADLS; from the coding sequence ATGAAAGTGATTGATCAAGAGCTATGGGCAAGAAAAGAGCATTTTAAGGTCTTATCAGGTCGAGATGTGCCATTTTACTGTATAACTGCAGATGTTGATGTTACTAACCTCAAGGAATATTGTAAAAATCAGAATATTTCTTTCTACTATGCTTTAGTTTATTTAGCAACAGATGCCTTAAATAACACTGAAAACTTCCGTTATAAGATACAAGGTGATAATGTTATTTTGTATGATGAGTTAATTCCTTCGTTTACTGATTTAGAACCGGGGAGCGACCTATATAAAGGTGTAACATTAAAAAAAGTCGGGGATATAAAAGAATTTTGTCACGCTGCTTCAGTAGAATCAAATCAACAAACAGAGTATTTCCCTAATATTCCATTTCCATTAGATCAGTTAATCCACTTTTCTATGGTACCTTGGATTAACTTTACAGGGTTTAAAAACCAATTTTACATAGATAAAGACGATTCAATTCCAAAAGTAACTTTTGGCAAATATATCAATAAAGAGGGGCGGTTGCAAATGCCCTTGAATATTGAAGTTAATCATCGACTAGTTGACGGTATTCATCTAGGTAAGTTTTTTAATGATCTTCAAATGAGGATAGCTGATTTGTCATAA
- a CDS encoding DUF1803 domain-containing protein, with the protein MNIQMTAPKLSPLTAEQFMRVNDLYYELSKCDVAEKNFKDLKRRFPDWETMAEDLDLFVSEGLIERYDRRYRFCIPTILSSELSKLNNETTQLKGACDQLSEGTILKLLLSLDEQRSNLYFISDKKLASDFKLAQVSAETYTFVDLTRDDEVVGLASYFVTQNYEHSPEKEVRSLIGDVDHDFFLIFAERTYKQSLEKKPFKETIFSKILALFNYVKIEPLTGLISAMVNVSHYDERLFKSTLNNVIEALFEQPNQMDIQSEIRYLLFRNELLSTLEKKTYIIATRNEEPHD; encoded by the coding sequence ATGAACATTCAGATGACCGCACCTAAGTTAAGTCCATTGACAGCTGAACAATTTATGCGAGTAAATGACTTGTACTATGAACTTAGTAAGTGTGACGTAGCCGAAAAGAATTTCAAAGATTTGAAACGCCGTTTTCCTGATTGGGAAACAATGGCCGAAGACCTTGATTTGTTTGTATCAGAAGGTCTTATCGAACGGTATGATCGACGTTATCGTTTTTGTATTCCAACAATACTTAGCTCGGAGTTATCTAAATTAAATAATGAAACGACGCAACTAAAAGGCGCTTGCGATCAATTATCTGAAGGGACTATTCTAAAGTTATTATTATCTTTAGATGAACAACGTTCGAACCTTTATTTTATTTCTGATAAAAAATTAGCATCTGATTTTAAGTTAGCGCAAGTTTCAGCTGAAACATACACTTTTGTTGATTTAACAAGAGACGATGAAGTAGTAGGATTAGCAAGTTACTTCGTTACCCAAAACTATGAGCATTCACCTGAAAAAGAAGTCCGTTCATTAATTGGTGATGTCGATCACGATTTCTTTTTAATATTCGCTGAACGAACTTATAAACAATCACTTGAAAAGAAACCATTTAAAGAAACTATTTTTAGTAAAATTCTAGCTTTATTTAATTACGTTAAAATAGAGCCTCTAACAGGCTTGATAAGTGCCATGGTTAATGTGTCACATTATGATGAAAGACTGTTTAAAAGCACATTAAATAATGTAATAGAAGCCTTGTTTGAACAGCCCAATCAAATGGATATCCAGTCTGAAATAAGGTACTTATTATTCCGCAATGAACTATTAAGCACCTTAGAGAAAAAGACCTATATTATAGCAACAAGAAATGAGGAACCACATGATTAA
- a CDS encoding pseudouridine synthase, translated as MIKRARQQSNKIENTSQTIQHEAKESLRLNKYISDSGYCSRREADRLIDAGKVTVDGELAPIGLRVLPGQEVAVNGKVVRVRQEKVYIALNKPAGITCTTDQAIEGNLTDFMNYREKIFPIGRLDKDSTGLLLMTSDGDIVNKILRVENGHDKEYQVMVDKKFDQKFLDKMTRGVEIYNPVADRQQVTKPCEIEPIGAKSFNLTLQQGLNRQIRRMCEALGYNVINLKRRRIMSVELGNLAEGQWRYLTKAELESINKAIQ; from the coding sequence ATGATTAAACGTGCGAGACAGCAATCAAATAAAATTGAAAACACAAGCCAAACCATTCAACACGAAGCCAAAGAAAGTTTGCGGTTGAATAAATATATTAGCGATAGCGGGTACTGTTCTCGTAGGGAAGCGGATCGTTTAATCGACGCTGGAAAAGTGACCGTGGATGGTGAGTTAGCACCGATTGGATTGCGTGTATTACCAGGGCAAGAGGTTGCGGTAAATGGAAAAGTAGTTAGAGTGCGTCAAGAAAAAGTTTATATCGCACTAAATAAACCAGCAGGAATTACTTGCACCACAGATCAAGCAATAGAAGGCAATTTAACTGACTTTATGAACTATCGTGAAAAAATATTCCCGATTGGACGATTAGATAAGGATTCAACTGGGTTATTATTAATGACAAGCGATGGTGATATTGTTAATAAAATTCTTCGCGTAGAAAATGGTCACGACAAGGAATATCAAGTTATGGTTGATAAAAAATTCGATCAAAAATTTTTAGATAAGATGACCCGTGGTGTTGAGATTTACAACCCAGTTGCTGACCGTCAACAAGTGACAAAACCTTGTGAGATTGAACCAATTGGCGCTAAAAGTTTTAATTTAACGCTACAACAAGGTTTAAACAGACAAATTCGTCGCATGTGTGAAGCTTTAGGGTATAATGTAATTAACCTTAAAAGACGTCGGATTATGTCTGTTGAATTAGGTAATTTAGCAGAAGGACAGTGGCGTTACTTGACTAAGGCTGAATTAGAAAGCATTAATAAAGCGATACAGTAA
- a CDS encoding winged helix-turn-helix transcriptional regulator, with translation MKIEPNYCEVGSALDIIVGKWKPLILLTLIEKDEPVRFNQLHKSIPEISQKVLTKQLRELESENIIMRQVFPEVPPRVEYSMTSYGLTLFPILDAMHKWGEKHQQLKLKDEKPHNNIM, from the coding sequence ATGAAGATTGAACCAAATTATTGTGAGGTAGGGAGTGCTTTAGATATTATCGTTGGCAAATGGAAACCTTTAATTTTATTAACACTTATTGAAAAAGATGAACCAGTAAGATTTAATCAATTACATAAAAGTATTCCAGAGATCAGTCAAAAAGTTTTAACTAAACAACTTAGAGAGTTAGAGTCCGAAAATATTATAATGAGACAAGTCTTTCCCGAAGTACCACCTAGAGTTGAATACAGCATGACCAGTTATGGATTGACGTTATTTCCAATTTTAGATGCTATGCATAAATGGGGTGAAAAACATCAACAGTTAAAATTGAAAGACGAAAAACCGCATAATAATATTATGTAA